A window of the Jeotgalibacillus aurantiacus genome harbors these coding sequences:
- a CDS encoding lactonase family protein, translating to MKVTNQFTGYIGTYTRKSSKGIYQIELNTETGSLSVKGVAAKGDSPTYVNADHSQGYLYAVAPGGLSAYQVDQQTGELTYINHLNVKDGSPCHLSVSPDGKFAAAAFYHDGTLALYSRDPETGALKEQLDVVKHEGEGPNKDRQDAAHTHYSGFSPDGRYIVAVDLGTDEIISYRYQEGALQEASVFKTEAGAGPRHLVFHPEQPLAYCMTELTNEVLTLAYDKETGNFRQLQAIPAIPGDFTENSQGSAIHISSDGRFVYAGNRGHNSIAVYSADENNGELTHIEYVSTEGNWPRDFVLDPSEKYIVASNQESDSIVLFNRDPETGRLTWTGQKIEVPEPVCVKFLK from the coding sequence ATCAAAGTGACAAATCAATTCACCGGTTACATTGGTACATATACAAGAAAGTCCAGTAAAGGTATTTATCAGATTGAACTGAATACAGAAACAGGATCACTTTCAGTAAAGGGAGTAGCAGCGAAAGGGGACAGTCCAACCTATGTAAACGCGGATCACTCGCAGGGCTATTTGTATGCCGTGGCACCTGGTGGTTTGTCAGCCTATCAAGTCGACCAGCAGACGGGGGAACTGACGTATATCAATCACCTTAACGTAAAAGATGGTTCTCCTTGTCATCTAAGTGTGAGTCCTGACGGAAAGTTTGCAGCAGCTGCTTTTTACCATGACGGTACACTTGCGCTTTACAGCCGTGATCCGGAAACAGGCGCATTAAAGGAGCAACTTGATGTCGTGAAGCATGAAGGTGAAGGTCCTAACAAAGACAGACAGGATGCTGCACACACTCATTACAGCGGATTTTCACCTGACGGGCGCTATATAGTCGCTGTTGATCTCGGAACAGACGAAATCATTTCCTATCGTTATCAGGAAGGAGCGCTGCAAGAGGCGTCTGTGTTCAAAACAGAAGCAGGAGCAGGACCACGTCACCTTGTCTTCCACCCTGAACAGCCTCTGGCATACTGCATGACAGAGCTCACCAATGAAGTACTGACCCTTGCCTATGATAAAGAAACAGGAAACTTCCGACAGCTTCAGGCAATCCCAGCTATTCCAGGTGATTTCACTGAAAACAGTCAGGGAAGCGCGATTCATATCTCATCTGACGGTCGTTTCGTCTACGCAGGCAATCGTGGTCATAACTCCATCGCAGTCTACTCAGCGGATGAAAACAACGGTGAACTGACACATATTGAATACGTATCAACAGAAGGCAACTGGCCGCGTGACTTCGTCCTTGATCCAAGTGAAAAATATATCGTGGCATCCAATCAGGAAAGCGACAGTATCGTTCTCTTTAACCGCGATCCTGAAACAGGAAGACTCACATGGACAGGACAAAAAATCGAAGTACCGGAACCGGTATGCGTGAAATTTCTGAAGTGA
- a CDS encoding AEC family transporter, whose protein sequence is MDIQTVLSTIIVMGLMIATGSIFAMKVNVTSEVKSVLILLILNIAVPAVILNGVFSVDLTGGALAEAGMIFGISIVYHLAALVLVGVAAYLLRLRSVFAKKMMILGALGNTGFIGIPLAAAIFGPAGGFLAAIFDAGLSLTVYTIVIYLLQAEGKFHIRQLKAVINMPVGAIVIGILAAVSGFQPPGMMIQFVEMLAALAAPMAMLYVGMLLPPLLKKKREIFFPELWFPLSFRLMVIPLLMMLILQLFSFTGWTAQLIVIQTAMPTAMITAVLFSKFTSEEETAVVTIFASTLLSLITIPFIAWLMI, encoded by the coding sequence ATGGATATCCAAACGGTACTGTCAACCATTATTGTGATGGGATTGATGATTGCTACAGGATCCATTTTTGCAATGAAGGTGAATGTAACGTCGGAAGTGAAATCCGTTTTAATTTTACTCATTTTAAATATTGCGGTGCCGGCAGTCATTTTAAATGGTGTGTTCAGTGTGGACTTGACTGGTGGCGCACTCGCTGAAGCGGGAATGATTTTCGGTATATCGATTGTCTATCATCTCGCAGCGCTTGTGCTTGTCGGAGTGGCGGCTTATTTGCTGAGACTTCGTTCTGTATTTGCTAAAAAAATGATGATCCTTGGAGCTCTTGGAAACACGGGGTTTATTGGTATTCCTCTTGCTGCTGCCATCTTTGGACCTGCAGGCGGTTTCCTCGCAGCGATCTTTGACGCAGGACTCAGTTTGACGGTATATACCATCGTCATCTATCTGTTGCAAGCGGAAGGGAAATTTCATATCAGGCAGCTGAAAGCAGTCATTAATATGCCTGTTGGCGCAATCGTGATTGGTATATTGGCTGCGGTAAGCGGTTTTCAGCCACCGGGGATGATGATTCAATTTGTAGAAATGCTCGCAGCGCTGGCTGCACCCATGGCTATGCTGTATGTAGGGATGTTACTGCCACCACTGCTTAAAAAGAAACGGGAGATCTTCTTTCCGGAACTATGGTTTCCTTTATCCTTCAGGCTGATGGTGATTCCGCTTTTAATGATGCTGATCCTTCAGCTGTTTTCATTTACCGGATGGACGGCACAGCTGATTGTGATTCAGACAGCGATGCCGACCGCTATGATTACCGCTGTGCTATTTTCAAAGTTTACGAGTGAAGAAGAGACAGCAGTGGTCACCATTTTTGCTTCCACACTGCTGAGTCTGATTACCATTCCTTTCATTGCATGGCTCATGATTTGA